The Rhizorhabdus dicambivorans genome contains the following window.
GGCGAGCGCCATGATTATCAGGATGAGTTGAGAACGATTCGCAACAATCTACGATTAGAATGGATCGCCTATGACACTTTATCCGCCGGCAAAGTGTCATAGCTGACAACCCGTCTGCGGCCGCCGATTTGGGATTCACATTGATCCTGCTTTGTGCTTGATTCCATCATGTTATGTTTCATGCAGGCAAGCCTCTTGAACCCTCCATTGGCTGTGATGTCGCGGCCGTGCTCGAGACGCTGGCGACCGTATCGAGCCGGCCCCGTTATGCCTTCATGCTGCTCAACCTGATCGCCCAGGTGGCGGGGCCAGATGGAAGCGCCGGTCCCTGGGTCAGGCGGAACGATGGGCTCGTTTCCCTGCGCGATTGGCTATGCGACGCATTGACCCCGATGGCCCAGCGTGGTCCGCGCAGCATTACGCTGGCCGAGCGGGTCGAGAGCGACCTCGCTAGAAACGGACTGCTCCCCGGCGATCCGGAGAAAAGGCGCGGCGTGATCGCGGAGGAAATGCGGGCACGCATTCGCACAGCCGGCAAGAGTAATCTCAGTCGCGCCGTTTCCGAACTGGTGAATGCAGGCCTGCTCCGCCGACATTATCAGGGCTATCGCGTCGACCATCGGAACCGTGGCGGCCAGCGCCACGCCGTCTATACCTTGATCGGCGATGCTCTGCGTCTAGTGCCGGGCATCAGCTCCACACCGAATCTGCCCGTGCAAGGCGAACTTGCCCTCCCAAGATGATTGCGCAGTCGAACCGGGATTGCTGCAGTAGTGTGCTGTGAGGTCGGGTAACGATGTCCGAATAATAAGGCCAGTCAGAACGTCAGCATTGACCTTGCCGGCAATTACATCAGCCATTCCCGTCAAGGATCGCCATGGCCTTCTTCGACGCGAATGGATTGTCAGATTCGGAATGAAGCCGGGCACGCGAGCCATATAATCGCGGTAAACCTCGCCGAAGTTGGCTAGCGCCTCCTTTTCCTCATGCCGAGCCAGCCGAATATACATCACGACGAGCACCGGAAACATAGCAAGGGTCAAAAGGGTCGGCCATTGTAGCAAAAAGCCGAGCATGACGAGAATGAAGCCGACATATTGCGGGTGCCGGATCCGGGCATAAATCCCAGTAAGGGCCAATTGGTGTTTGCGCTGACTCAAGTGAAGGGCCGTCCATGCAACCGAGATCAGCCAGTAACCCACGCCGATCAGCACAAAGCTGGCGATGTGGAATGGACCGTAATGGGGATTAACTCGCCAGCCGAACATCATCTCCAGGAGATGTCCAGCATCGTGGCTCCACCAGTCGACAGCGGGGAAATACGACTGGAGCCACCCCGAAAGCACGAAGATCGTGAGCGGGAAGCCATACATTTCCGCGAAGAGCGCTATGATGAAAGCGCTGAACGCCCCCAAACTGCGCCAGTCTCGTTTAGTTGCCGGCTTGAAGAAGCTGAACGCAAAGAGGATGAAAACGGCGGCGTTAACCAGCGCGAGCCCCCACAGACCATAGCCATAGTCGGCGTGCGTCATCGCGACTCTCCTTCGATGCGGCCGTTGGGATTGGCCGGTAAGCCGGCGGGTGCCTGACCGGGCTCATGGCCATGCTGATGCCCACCATGGCCGCGGTGCATGAACAGGTGCATGAGCGGGCAGGCGAGCAGGATGAGATAGGGCAGCACACCCAGGAAGTGCGCGGTATGCTCGGTGAGGAGGAAGAAGCTAGCGACGAGCAGGAAGCCGATCAGAACGATCTTGCCGCGCTTGCGCATGCGATGGTCATGTTCGCCCATATGCCGTCCTCTTCTGGTCAACGTCCGGGCAGCATAGGCTCGAGTCCAAGGAGCAAGGTATAAGTAGAGACCGAAGTCCCCCGGGCATCGCGCAGGCATGGGTAAGGCGATCGATGGGATCGGCCATCGGCGTTCGGGCGACGCAGCTGTCGGGGAGCAGCAGTCGTGCTGCGGATTTTGCGTATAGGCGTGCGGCGTCCGCGAACCAATGCTGCGCTCACGAACATAATCGTGAGAGGCAGGCCCGCGTCCATGCAAAAGAGAAAGAAACGGCACCATTCCCGCGTGACCATCTTCGAGCGTGAAGCAAGGATCGATCTGGCCAAGCGCCCGGCCGATGGTCTCGGCGTTGCCTTTCTCGGCGCATCGGGAACGGTCACAGGGTCGCGTTATCTGGTGGACGATGGTGAAACTCAGATCGTGGTCGATTCCGGCCTGTTTCAGGGACCCAGGGATCTGCGCCGCCTTAATTGGGCATCGATCCCACCCGAAGTCGCGGATGTCGGCCAGGTGCTGCTGACCCACGCCCATCTCGATCACTCGGGCGCACTACCGCGCATGGCGCGCCTGGGCTGGGACGGGACCGTCCTTGCCACGCGGGCGACCGCGGCCCTGTGCGAGCTCCTTCTTCCCGACAGCGGCCATCTGCAGGAAAAGGATGCGGAGTTCGCCAACCAGCACGGCTTCTCCAGGCACCAGCCGGCGCTGCCCCTCTACACCCAGGCCGACGCGCGTCTGGCATTGCAGCTCTTCCGCCCGATCGAGTTCGGAGCGTGGCATGCAGTCACGGACGGCATCAGGGTGCGCTACCATCGCGCCGGCCACATCCTCGGCGCGGCGTCGATCGAGATCGACTGGAAGGGGCGGACAATCCTCTTCTCAGGCGACATCGGCCGTTACGGCGATGCGGTGATGAAGGATCCCGAGCCGCCCGCGCGCGCCGACTATGTCCTAGTGGAATCGACCTATGGCGATCGGCGCCACGAGCAGGTCGATCCGACAAAGACGCTTGGAGATCATGTCGAACGATGCGTCGAGAGAGGCGGGACGGTGGTGATTCCGGCCTTCGCCGTGGGACGGGTTCAGTCGCTTCTCTATCATTTCTCGCGTCTGCGCGCGCAGGGACGCCTCCGCGACATCCCGATCTTCCTCGACAGCCCGATGGCGATCAACGCGAGCGGGCTGATGTGCGATTTCATGGACGAGCATCGCCTGGCCCGCGCCGAGTGCGAAGCGGCGTGCAGCGTCGCGCACTATGTGCGCGAAGTGGAGGAATCCAAGGAACTCACCGCCAACCCCGCTCCCAAGGTCATCATCTCGGCCAGTGGAATGGCAACGGGCGGCCGCGTGCTCCACCATCTCAAGCGCTTCGCGCCGGATGGGAAGAACCTCATCCTCTTCTCAGGCTTCCAGGCGGCGGGCACCCGCGGCGCCGCCATGATCGGGGGCGCCCGGACGATCAAGATCCACGGCGAGTATATCCCGGTCGAAGCCGATGTCGCCAACCTGACGATGCTTTCGGCGCATGCCGACAGCGACGAGCTCATGCGCTGGCTCGGGTCGCTGCAAGAGCCCCCGCGCCATGTCTATGTCACGCATGGCGAGCCGACCGGCGCCCAGGTCCTGGCGAAGCGTGTCTCGGAGGATCTGGGCTGGGCATGCAGCGTACCGGCGCTGGGTAGCTGGGGCATGCTCGCGTGAAGCCCGGGATCATCGAGGACGCCGAAGTAGAGCCTGTCGCGACGACGCTGCGGGCACACCGCCTCGGCCTGTCGGCTGCCGGAGGTGATCTGATCGCGGTCATGCGCCAAGACTGTCCCGTCTGCCGCTCGGAAGGTCTCGCGTCGCGCGCGCAGGTCGCGCTGCACGCCGGCGGGCGGGAAATCGTCGTCTCGCTGCTGCACAGTTCCGCGGAGGCTCCAGCGCCCGGCGAGATCGGCCTGTCCGAATCCGCATGGCGGCTGCTCGGCGTCAGCGAGGGCGATCCGGTCGAGATCGCGCACGCCCAGCCTCTCGCCTCGCTCGCCGAAGTGCGTCGGCGCATCTATGGCAATCGTCTCAGTGAAGGGGCTTTTTCAGCGATCATGACCGACATCGCCGAGCGACGCTATAGCGATGTCCATCTCTCGGCGTTCATCACGGCATGCTCAGCGGTCCCGCTCGATACGGACGAAACGATCAGCCTGACCAGGGCGATGGTCGATGTCGGCGAGCGATTGCAGTGGTCCGGAGCGGTCATCGTCGACAAGCATAGCGTCGGTGGATTGCCGGGCAATCGCACCACGCCGATCATCGTCTCGATCATGGCCGCGGAGGGCCTGATCATGCCCAAGACATCGTCGCGGGCGATCACCTCGCCGGCCGGCACGGCGGACACGATGGAGGTGCTTGCACCTGTCGACCTCGACGTTTCCGCCATCCGCAAGGTGGTCGAGCGCGAAGGCGGCTGCATCGCCTGGGGCGGCGCCGTCAATCTCAGCCCGGCCGACGATGTGATCATCGGCGTTGAACGAGTGCTCGATATCGATGCCGTAGGGCAGATGGTCGCCTCGGTGCTGTCCAAGAAAATCGCGGCCGGTGCGACCCATCTGGTCATCGATATCCCGGTCGGGCCGACCGCCAAGGTACGCGGAACCGATGCCGCCGATACGCTCGAGCGCGCGCTGAGCTCGGTCGCCCAAGCCTTCGGGCTTCGCACGCGCGTGATGCGCGGCCCCGGCGCGGAGCCGATCGGACGGGGCATCGGCCCGGCGCTCGAGGCGCAGGATATCCTTGCCGTCCTCCAGGGGCAGCCGGGCGCCGAGGATCTCGCCCACCGGGCCTGCGAGCTGGCGGGAGGACTGCTTGAGCTCGCTGACGCGGCCCCGGCCGGCGAAGGCTATGCGCGTGCGCGGGCGTGTCTCGAAAGCGGCGGGGCCTGGGCCAAGTTCCAACGTATCTGCGAAGCGCAGGGCGGCATGCGGGCTCCACCGGTCGCCCGGTTTCAGCAGGATATGATCGCTCCCTATAGCGGCCGCCTGGTGAGTATCGACAATCGCAAGCTCGCGACGGTCGCGAAGCTCGCCGGCGCGCCGGTGGCCAAGGCCGCTGGCGTCGCACTGCAGTGTCGGCTGAACCAGATGGTGGATGCCGGGGCTCCCTTGTGTAGCATTCATGCCGAGAGCCCGGGCGAGCTCGACTATGCGGCGGCCTATGCCGTGAGCGACGGGCCGATCTTCGGGATTGAAGCGCTATGAACCGTCCCGTCCTGTTCGCGCTGCCTGGCAGCGAGGCCCTGGCACAGCCGCTATCCGCCGCGCTCGATGCAGAGGTCGGCACGATCGAGCATCGTCAGTTTCCTGACGGGGAAACCTATCTCAGGGTCGGAAACGACGTCAGCGACCGCGAGGTCATCCTGCTGTCCAGTCTCGATCATCCGGACGCCAAGCTGTTGCCGCTGCTGTTCGCAGCCGACACCGCGCGCGATCTTGGCGCTCGCAGGATCGGGCTCGTCGCCCCTTACCTCGCTTACATGCGCCAGGACATACGCTTCCATGCCGGCGAGGCGGTGACGTCGCGAACCTTTGCTGCGATCCTGTCTCGCCATCTCGACTGGCTGGTGACGGTCGATCCGCATCTCCATCGCTACCATGAATTGTCGGAAATCTACCGCATCCCAACCCAGGTTGTTCATGCCGCGCCGTTTTTGGCCTCGTGGATCAAGCGCAATGTCGCTCGCCCGCTGATCATCGGTCCGGACCTGGAAAGCGAACAGTGGGTCTCGCAGGTGGCGGCCGATGCCGATGCTCCGTTTCTCGTGTGCGAGAAAATCCGATCCGGCGACCGTCACGTCACCATCTCGATTCCGAATGCCCCAGCGTTTCTCGATCGCCAGCCGGTGCTGGTCGACGATATCGCCTCATCCGGTCGGACCCTCACCGAGGCGGCGCGCCAACTGGTCGGCATGGGGTTCGCGCGACCGGATTGCGTGGTCGTGCATCCGCTTTTTGCCGGCGATGCAGCGCAGGTTCTGGGTGGGCTTGTCGAAAGGATCGTCAGCACGAACGCGGTTGCACATGCGTCGAATGATATAGACGTCATGCCAGCGATCGCGGAGGCCGTTCGCCACCGGATTGAATGGCGTGCTGCGCGTCAGTTCTAAGACGGAAATGAACGCCCGGCAAACGCTGTGCGCGTCCTCATCCATTGACCCTAAACGAGTCCGAACCAATCTCCTGAGATCTCCCTTTCGGAGAAAATCGCGGCAGGGAAGGAGGATATGTCGTGTCGCACACACGCTCGTTCATCGATCCCCTCGACGTTGCTGGGCACCTGAAGCTTGAGCCCGAAGTAAAGCGCGCCACCCTGCTATCCTGGGCGTCCGATCGCGCAGCCGTCAAGGGCCAACCCGCCCCCTCGCCCGCCGGGCGCCAGTAACCCGCTGCCGGTCGACGATGTGATGGAAGCGTAGCGATGGCTCGATCGCGCCGAGGGCGGCGCGGGCAACTCGCATGCATCGTCCGGAGCAGAGACCCGGCAATGAGCCGCAGCGACCGCGGCATTGGTGTGAGCGGAGTAGCCGAACCCTCACAGTTTCGCTGTCCTTCGCCGTTTTGCCTCGCCAAATTTTTACTCTTGACCTGGGACCATAGTCCAACGTGCAGAGAAGTATCCCTTGAAGCGCTGCCCTCGCGGCACTGCGTATTGATCGATCTCGGGGGCTATGGGGAACAAGCGCGTCGTGCATATCGTCGATGACGAAGAGACAATACGAAAAGCACTAAGTTTCACGTTGCGGACCGCAGGGTTTGCCGTAGAAGCCTACGCTTGTCAACGCCGGGATAAAAACGGGCCAGGCACCGGTTTAAAATGGGGCCAGTTGGTTTGAACAAAAAGCCCCAAGGTTGAGGCTGGGCAGCATCGGCAGCGGGGAAGCGGCTGGAGCGGAGCGGAAGCCGATTTCCCGCTGCCGATGGCCGCCCGTTCTTAGGTCATTTATCCTCCCCCTTGTCCTTCTGGCGCTTGCGGCTGCTGGCGAGACGGAAGCTGTCACCATTCATCTCGAGAATGTGGACGTGGTGTGTCAGCCGGTCGAGCAGGGCGCCGGTCAGGCGTTCGGAGCCGAACACCGATGTCCATTCATCGAAGGGCAGATTGCTGGTGATCAGCGTGCTGCCGCGTTCATAGCGCTGGCTGAGTACCTCGAACAGCAACTCGCCGCCCACGGCGGTGAATGGTACATATCCCAACTCGTCGAGGATCAGCAGCTTTACAGATGCCAGATGCTTTTGCAGGCTGCGCAAGCGACGCTCGTCGCGAGCCTCCATCAGGTCATGGACCAACGCCGCGGCCGTTGTGAAGGCCACGCTGTGCCCTTTCTGGCACGCAGCCAGTCCTAGCGCGAGGGCGGTGTGGGTCTTACCGGTGCCGCTGGGGCCCAGCGCAATGACATTACGCCGCCGCTCGATCCATTCACCGCGCGCCAGTTCCAGAACCAAGGCCTTGTTCAGTGATGGCTGGGCTGCAAAGTCGAAGGTGTCAAAGCTCTTGGTGTGCGGGAAGCGAGCCATGCGGATACGGCGCTCCACCATCCGGCGCTCGCGATCAATCCGTTCAAGTTCGCACAGGCGCAGCAGATAGCGGGGGTAATCGGCCCGATCCTGCGCGGCCTCGAAGGCGACCTTCTCATACTCGCGCACAAAGGTGGGCAGCTTGAGCGCTTTGAGATGGTTGGCCAGTAGTACAGCGGGCGGCACGCTGGTGGGTTCGGCCTCGATGGCTGGCAGCGGCATCATGGGATCACTCATGCTGCCACTCCCGTCGCTGGAGTGCCTGCCTGCGAGAGCAGGCCCATGTAGGTGCGCGGATCGGTACGCCCGACATTCGCGCGCGGCAAATGCGGGTAAAATTGCAGATCGAGGCGCGGCACACGCTGTTCGAGGCGGGCCAGCGCGATCATCTTGATCGCATCGAAGCTGATTGCCCCCATCTCCAGCGCGCGGGCCACTGCCCATTCCACCAGGGACTGCTCGAAGCGTTCGCATAGCCGCAGCACCTGGATGAACTCGCGCCGTCCCTCTTTGCCGCTGCGCGCCTCCATCAGTCGTCGGATGCGATGCATCGGTTCAGCCAGCACCCAGCCATCGAGCGGCGCTGCCTGATCAAGCGCGCGGGGTTTCTGTTCTAACAGCGCCAGATAGTGCAGCGGGTTGGCAATGAAGTCCTCCCGCTCATAGCTGCGCGGATGCACTGCGATCAGCTCCCCGCCACAGATGATCGCAACCCGATCGACATAGCCTTTGATTACGACCTCCTGGTGGGCATAGGCCGTCGGCACCGAATAATCATTGGTACGATAGCGCACCAGCGACATCGACGAGGCCCGCCCCGTCACCATATGGCAGGGATCGAACGGCACCGCCGGTAGCGGCATAAAGGCCGCCAGATCAGCCACCAGCCTGTCACCGATGCTGCGCTCATGCCCGCGCAAGATGGCCTGTCGTCGCTCCATGCATTGTTCGACAAAGCGCGCGTTCAGCGCATCAAAGCTGGGCGCCTCTGGCCTCGGCACCATGAAGTGGCGCCGGGAATAACCGACCAGCCCCTCGACCTTGCCCTTGTCGTTACCCTTGCCGGGGCGCCCGAATTTGTCTTCGAACAGGTAATGGCTCTGGAGGGTCGAGAACATCCGGCTGCGCTCGCGCTTCCCGTCGCCCAGGATCTGCGCCACTGCCAGCTTGGTGTTGTCATACAGGATCGACTGCGGGATGCCGCCGAAGAAGGCAAAGGCCGCCACGTGCCCTTCGCAAAATGCCTCAGCCACCTCGGCAGGATAGGCTTTAACGAACGGCGCATCGCTGTGCGGCAGGTCCATGCAGAAATAGTGGAACCGCACCAACTTGCCGTCGATGATCCCGTCCGCCTCACCAAAATCCACCTGCGCATGCCCCGGCTTGTGGCTCAATGGTATGAACACCTCGCGGCTGCGCAACTTGGCGCCCGCCACATAGTCGCGAACAATGGTGATGCCGCCGGTGAAGCCATGTTCATCGCGCAGACGCTCGAAAATACGCGCGGCAGTGTGTCGCTGTTTGATGTGAACCTTGCGGTCATCCACCAGGATTTGGTCAATGATGTCGGTAAATCCGGACAGCTTGCGGCTGTAGGTTTGCCCGCTCCGGCCGTGCGCTGCTGGCTCTGGAAAGCACAGCATCTTGTCGACGGTCTTGCGATTGATCCCAAAATACCGGGCGGCAGCGCGACGGCTCATCCCGTCAATCAGCACGGCGCGGCGGACCTTCTGATAAAGCTCCACTCTCTTCATCCTCCACCTCCGCCCAAAAACGGAGGTCTAGCAGGACTGGCCCCTTTTTAATCCGGTGAGACTGGCCGATCCGTGGCCCCTTTTATTCCCGGTGTTCTCACCCGTGTTCGAAAGGGGGATTGTCCGTTGGAAATGAACCCAAATAGCTGAGAAGCGCACCTTTCTCCCACGTTCCAGGCTGTGAGGACTGAAACTTCCACCATGGGCAATCCTGCCCATGGAATGGAGGTAAGAATGCGTTCTCTGTCCGCTTTGAAATCCGTCACGGGAGCCGCTGCGCTGGCGGTTGCTGCGATTGCAGCCCCCGTGCTGGCCGCGCCGTCCTATCAAGAGGTCGAATGCACCGGCTCCGCCAAGCTGGTGGAGCATTCATTCATGGGGAGCAAGGAACAGGGCGGGACCATGCCGCTCCGCTTTACCGCCCGACTGTGGAACACTCGCAATGCCGTGACGATCATGCCGTCCGGCTTCGCGATTCTGCCTGCTGGCGAATATGCGTTACCGCCGGGTCTGGAGTCGCTGAGCGTCCCGTTCACAGACGATCAGGGCGTCAAGCGGACGCTTCGCTTTGCAATCACGGATACCGAGTTCAAAGGCTACGCCGTCCTTCGCGAGGTGCAGCCCAATGAGAGCGGCGGTGCAAAAGTCGGCCACGGTAGCGGCGGAATAAACCAGCCGCGGGCGGAGTAAAATCCGGCCACCTATTTCCTTTCTGCAATGACGGCAGGAGGGACAGGGGATCTACACCGTGGAACTATATCTGAAGGTTCGCCTGGCTGTCTCCGAAGGGATGACGCAGCGCCAGGCAGCAAAGCATTTCAACATATCTCGCGACAGCGTCGCCAAGATGGTGTCGTATTCGATACCGCCCGGCTATCAGCGGCGATCACCGATCCGGCGGCCGAAGCTGGATGCGTTCGTTTCGACGATCGAGCATTGGCTCGACGAGGATATGAAGGTGCCGCGCAAGCAGCGGCATACTGCCAAGCGGGTGTTCGACCGGCTGCGCGACGAATGCGGGTTCACCGGCGGCTACACGATCATCAAGGACTACATGCGCGAGCGGGATCAGCGCCGCCGGGAGGTGTTCGTGCCGCTGTCGCATCCTCCCGGCCATGCGCAGGCCGACTTTGGCGAGGCGACTGTGGTGATCGGCGGCGTCGAGCAGAAGGCGCGCTTCTTCGTGCTCGATCTTCCGCATAGCGACGGCTGCTACGTGCGGGCCTATCCGGCGGCGGTGGCCGAGGCCTGGGTCGACGGCCACATCCATGCGTTTGCCTTCTTCGGAGGCGTGCCGCAGTCGATCGTATACGACAACGACCGTTGCCTTGTGGCGAAGATCCTGCCCGACGGCACGCGCAAGCGGGCAGCGCTGTTCAGCGGTTTTTTGTCCCACTACCTGATCCGCGATCGCTATGGCCGTCCGGGAAAGGGTAATGACAAGGGGAATGTGGAGGGTCTTGTCGGATATGCCCGGCGCAACTTTATGGTGCCGATCCCGCAGTTTGCGACATGGGATGCGTTCAACGATTTTCTGGAGGAGCAGTGCCGAAAGCGCCAGCGCGATAAGCTACGCGGCGAGAACGAGACGATCGGCGAACGGCTGCAGCGCGATCTTGCCGCCATGCGTCCCTTGCCGGCGTCGCCGTTTGATGCCTGCGACCAGACCAGCGCTGTTGTGACAGCCCAATCGCTGGTGCGCTACAAAACGAACGACTATTCCGTGCCGGTTGCCTACGGTCATCAAGACGTCTGGGTCCGGGGCTATGTCGATCAGGTGGTGATCGGTTGCCGTGGTGAGATCATCGCCCGCCATCCCCGGAGCTGGGAACGGGAAGACATCGTCTTCGACCCCGTCCATTACCTGCCGCTGATCGAGCAGAAGATCAATGCGCTGGATCAGGCAGCTCCATTGCAGGGCTGGGATCTGCCGGACGAGTTCGCCACGCTGCGCCGTTTGATGGAAGGCCGCATGGCAAAGCATGGCCGGCGGGAATACGTCCAGGTTCTCCGTCTGCTGGAAAGCTTCGAGCTTGCCGACCTGCATGCGGCGGTAAGGCAGGCCCTTCAGCTCGGCGCGATCGGCTTCGATGCGGTCAAGCATCTGATCCTGTGCCGCGTAGAACGCCGACCGCCGCGATTGGACCTGTCGATCTATCCGTACCTTCCGAGGGCGACGGTCGAGAAGACCTCGGCGAAGGCGTATATGCGCCTCCTGTCGTCTGATGCGGGAGAGGCGGCATGAGCACCGAAGCACCTGACATCCTGCTCGCCCACTATCTCAAGACCCTCAAGCTGCCGACCTTCCAGCGCGAGCACCAAAAGCTGGCCCGACTCTGCGCAACCGAGGACGTCGATCACGTCGGCTACCTCTTCCGGCTTGCCGAGCGGGAGATGATCGAGCGCGATCGCCGCAAGGTCGAACGGCGGATCAAGGCGGCCAAATTCCCGGTCGTCAAAAGCCTCGACAGCTTCGACTTTGCCGCCATCCCCAAGCTCAACAAGATACAGGTGCTGGAACTGGCCAGATGTGAATGGATCGAGCGCCGCGAGAACGTCATCGCTCTCGGTCCCAGCGGCACGGGCAAGACGCATGTCGCGCTCGGCCTCGGCCTGGTCGCCTGCCAGAAAGGCTTATCCGTCGGCTTCACCACGGCGGCGGCCCTGGTCAGCGAGATGATGGAGGCTCGAGACGAGCGGCGTCTGCTCCGCTTCCAGAAGCAGATGGCCGCCTACAAGCTGCTGATCATCGACGAACTGGGCTTCGTGCCGCTCTCCAAGACCGGTGCGGAATTGCTGTTCGAGCTGATCTCCCAGCGTTACGAGCGCGGTGCCACCCTGATCACCAGCAATCTGCCTTTCGATGAATGGACCGAAACCTTGGGATCAGAACGACTGACCGGCGCACTGCTCGATCGCATCACCCACCACGTCAACATTCTCGAAATGAACGGCGACAGCTATCGTCTCGCCCAAAGCCGCGCCCGAAAGGCTGGCTGAAACCTTTCAAAAAAATCGCCGCGCCCGGCTGAGACCCCGCTCGGGCTACGCCCTCACGGCGGTCTCAGCCGGGCGCAAGGGTGGCCGACTTTTGCTCCGCCCGGTGGCCGGAAATTGCTCCGCCGTTGACATTCTTGCGGCATCGATATATTTCGATATGAATGCATTTAATTCGATATCGATATTAATCGAATAATCGGCACAGGGAGAGGTCGCATGAAGACATCCGTTCGAGGATCATTGGCGATGGCGAGTGCTGCGGCACTGGGCATGGCGCTGGTTTCGCCGGCTTACGCGCAGGCTGCGGACCCGAATCCGGACGGCATCCAGGACATCGTCGTCTATGCCCAGAAGAAGGCGCGCGGCGAGCAGCTCCAGAAAGTGCCGATGGCGATCAGCGCGATCGATTCCAAGACGATCGAGGCCTCGCACGCGATCGACATCCGCGACATCGGACGCCTCGTCCCCAACGCCCAGCTCGACGGGGTCGGCACCTTCCCCGGCTTCGCCAACTTCTTCATGCGCGGCGTCGGCGTGAGTAGCAGCGTCAGGTCGCTCGACCCGGCGGTCAACATCATCCAGGACGGGATGGTCATCGGCTACCAGGCGGGCGCCGTGCTGGACACGTTCGACACCGAGGGGGTGGAGGTGCTGCGTGGTCCGCAGGGCGTGCTGTTCGGCCGCAACGCATCGGGCGGTGCCGTCAGCCTGCGCAGCAAGCGCCCCACCGGCAAGAGCGAAGCGACGTTCAAGGTCACCCTGGGCAATGCGAACACGGTCGAGACCCGGACCGGGCTGGAGACCGCCATCGTCGAGGACAAGGTCTTCGCGCGCCTCGCGGTGCTGACCCGCAACAATGACGGCTTCTTCCACAACCGGAACAGCGGCACCTTCGTGACCGTCCCGGCCGCGACCAACGCCAACCCCACCGGGGCCGCCGCGGCGCAGCACAAGGAAGGCCGGGTCGGTGGCGCCGACGAGGTGGTCGTCAAGTCGACCTGGGTCTTCAATGTCGCCGAAGCCACGCGGTTCACGCTGCTCGGCCAGTATATCAATTTCAAGGACGGCGGCGGCGCGACCCGTTCCTTCTTCGTTCCCGGCAGCCCTCAGCGGCAGCAGCAGACCCTGTGGGGCTATACGC
Protein-coding sequences here:
- the istA gene encoding IS21 family transposase, whose protein sequence is MKRVELYQKVRRAVLIDGMSRRAAARYFGINRKTVDKMLCFPEPAAHGRSGQTYSRKLSGFTDIIDQILVDDRKVHIKQRHTAARIFERLRDEHGFTGGITIVRDYVAGAKLRSREVFIPLSHKPGHAQVDFGEADGIIDGKLVRFHYFCMDLPHSDAPFVKAYPAEVAEAFCEGHVAAFAFFGGIPQSILYDNTKLAVAQILGDGKRERSRMFSTLQSHYLFEDKFGRPGKGNDKGKVEGLVGYSRRHFMVPRPEAPSFDALNARFVEQCMERRQAILRGHERSIGDRLVADLAAFMPLPAVPFDPCHMVTGRASSMSLVRYRTNDYSVPTAYAHQEVVIKGYVDRVAIICGGELIAVHPRSYEREDFIANPLHYLALLEQKPRALDQAAPLDGWVLAEPMHRIRRLMEARSGKEGRREFIQVLRLCERFEQSLVEWAVARALEMGAISFDAIKMIALARLEQRVPRLDLQFYPHLPRANVGRTDPRTYMGLLSQAGTPATGVAA
- the istA gene encoding IS21 family transposase; protein product: MELYLKVRLAVSEGMTQRQAAKHFNISRDSVAKMVSYSIPPGYQRRSPIRRPKLDAFVSTIEHWLDEDMKVPRKQRHTAKRVFDRLRDECGFTGGYTIIKDYMRERDQRRREVFVPLSHPPGHAQADFGEATVVIGGVEQKARFFVLDLPHSDGCYVRAYPAAVAEAWVDGHIHAFAFFGGVPQSIVYDNDRCLVAKILPDGTRKRAALFSGFLSHYLIRDRYGRPGKGNDKGNVEGLVGYARRNFMVPIPQFATWDAFNDFLEEQCRKRQRDKLRGENETIGERLQRDLAAMRPLPASPFDACDQTSAVVTAQSLVRYKTNDYSVPVAYGHQDVWVRGYVDQVVIGCRGEIIARHPRSWEREDIVFDPVHYLPLIEQKINALDQAAPLQGWDLPDEFATLRRLMEGRMAKHGRREYVQVLRLLESFELADLHAAVRQALQLGAIGFDAVKHLILCRVERRPPRLDLSIYPYLPRATVEKTSAKAYMRLLSSDAGEAA
- the istB gene encoding IS21-like element helper ATPase IstB yields the protein MSTEAPDILLAHYLKTLKLPTFQREHQKLARLCATEDVDHVGYLFRLAEREMIERDRRKVERRIKAAKFPVVKSLDSFDFAAIPKLNKIQVLELARCEWIERRENVIALGPSGTGKTHVALGLGLVACQKGLSVGFTTAAALVSEMMEARDERRLLRFQKQMAAYKLLIIDELGFVPLSKTGAELLFELISQRYERGATLITSNLPFDEWTETLGSERLTGALLDRITHHVNILEMNGDSYRLAQSRARKAG